Proteins from one Neodiprion fabricii isolate iyNeoFabr1 chromosome 5, iyNeoFabr1.1, whole genome shotgun sequence genomic window:
- the LOC124183674 gene encoding ATP-binding cassette sub-family C member 4-like isoform X4 has product MIEKTFGSQGLHMTAGEFSNMDKKEKRGRRNPKETANFLSWLCFGWTLPIFSKGVKRGLQISDLYDPLKANRSVGLGDRLEIFFVSPTREWNKELTKMEKHPNSKRQPSLAWALFRMFWVPFMLQGVLFVVLLLGLKIFEPICQRWIISYFDSGEKLMPQNEALLYVLTLTFLTLGIIFIDHHNTLRTQELGMCIRVACCSMIYRKLLRLHLTTVKNAAAGKVANLISNDVARFDDVLNYLHLVWIMPLQTILIAYVIWQSVGIATLAGVAAMIIQTLPVQSYLTHISAKLRSKIADRTDERVQIMSEMISGIQVVKMYAWEKPFELIVSRVRKLEIKLIAHSSYLRAALVGMIELTGRGTNYVTMITFVLMGHLLTAEIVFPVATLLNTLRVTCAAELPTAVTSAGEAAVSLRRITEFLLLDEVKGMECVERPVPEGLVKNNANNVTNVILKNEADVEMKSLLQNERKSVVKIEQTEDSGTEIVKNRTGDELRHEIGVELVNVAANWISDQLPPTLCEVSLKIKSKSLSVVAGPVGSGKSSLLHLLLGELSVGAGRVSFSSGSGSKKTRINSRDIRISYTSQVPWLFSASIRDNILFGQPYDEKRYQEVTRVCALVKDFEQLPQGDLSFVGERGASLSGGQKARVNLARAVYKDADLYLLDDPLSAVDAHVGRHLFEKCLKGFLNGKTRLLVTHQLQFLQHVDNIIFIDRGTVVLQGTYDEIADAGLHVLDFLKTEKTDENEEAQDRHEDNITEKTTHTAATDIFEPIEPSESIEESEKLSDEKVATGIISTGIYKSYFLAGGNICSLIFLVIIFIIAQVMISASDYWLTYWTNHNILKDRLQSNDSIANEEAKSNWFNEDGLLRTDVAIQVCTALFIASIFFLMLRGFLFMRTCMNASCNIHNSMFSNLLCAPMRFFNTNPAGRILNRFSKDVGAMDEFLPKAMLEALQIFFAIIGIFCIVIFFIPLAIVPVIIISGVLYLVTITTLKTAQSIKRLEGIAKSPVFSHVGSTLDGLTTVRSSGAKIIDMLRQEFDLRQDLHTGAWYMTIATSTAFGFALDMLACFFTSFVCFSLILLDDGNFLSGSAGLVITQCLLMTSTLQFGVKKFAMVVSQMTSVERILHYTDLPKEGPFITDKPPPSTWPSKGDLVFNRVSMRYADDKPPVLKDVSMNIKPGWKVGIVGRTGAGKSSLISALFRLTGDGLEGDIFLDGIDTKTIGLQELRPRISIIPQEPILFSASLRYNLDPFDEYSDSELWDSLREVELGDSVSSLDFQVDEGGANFSVGQRQLICLARAILRNNRLLVLDEATANIDRSTDALIQSTVRRRFSDCTVLTIAHRLNTVMDNDRVLVMDGGCIVEFGPPNLLLENPNGVFTQMLKQTSKRTSENPS; this is encoded by the exons atgattgaaaaaacttttgggTCTCAAGGACTCCAT ATGACGGCaggtgaattttcaaacatggACAAGAAAGAGAAACGCGGGCGCAGAAACCCTAAAGAAACAGCGAATTTTCTGAGCTGGTTGTGTTTCGG GTGGACGTTACCGATTTTTTCCAAAGGAGTCAAACGCGGCTTGCAGATATCAGATTTATACGATCCCCTGAAAGCTAATAGATCCGTTGGTCTCGGTGACCGTTTGGAAAT ctTTTTTGTATCACCTACAAGGGAATGGAATAAGGAATTAACGAAGATGGAAAAACACCCAAACTCAAAGAGACAGCCAAGTTTGGCGTGGGCACTGTTCAGGATGTTCTGGGTTCCGTTCATGCTGCAAGGAGTGCTTTTCGTGGTTCTGTTGCTCggactgaaaatcttcgagcCAATATGCCAGAGATGGATTATCAGCTACTTCGATTCCGGGGAAAAGTTGATGCCCCAAAACGAAGCTCTCCTCTACGTTCTCACTTTGACTTTCCTTACTCTCGGTATAATATTCATCGATCATCACAACACTCTGCGCACTCAGGAACTTGGAATGTGCATCAGGGTTGCGTGCTGTTCGATGATATACAGAAAG CTTCTACGTCTCCATTTGACCACGGTGAAGAATGCTGCTGCGGGAAAAGTTGCCAATTTGATAAGTAACGATGTGGCTCGATTTGACGATGTTCTAAACTATCTTCACCTTGTTTGGATCATGCCGTTACAG ACGATATTGATAGCATATGTGATATGGCAGTCTGTGGGCATAGCAACGTTAGCCGGGGTGGCAGCGATGATAATTCAGACTTTGCCAGTCCAATCGTACCTGACCCACATAAGCGCGAAGCTGCGATCGAAGATTGCAGACAGAACTGACGAGAGAGTACAGATCATGAGCGAGATGATTTCCGGGATACAG GTAGTTAAGATGTATGCATGGGAAAAACCGTTCGAACTGATAGTATCCAGAGTTCGAAAATTGGAGATAAAATTGATTGCTCACTCGTCTTACCTGAGAGCAGCATTGGTCGGCATGATAGAACTCACGGGACGAGGCACAAACTACGTAACTATGATAACGTTTGTACTGATGGGTCATCTTCTGACTGCTGAAATAGTGTTTCCTGTGGCTACTCTGCTCAATACACTGCGAGTAACATGTGCCGCGGAACTGCCGACGGCAGTTACCTCGGCTGGTGAGGCCGCCGTGTCTTTGAGAAGAATAACG GAATTCTTACTGTTGGACGAAGTAAAAGGAATGGAATGTGTCGAAAGACCAGTCCCTGAAGGCCTGGTAAAAAATAATGCCAATAATGTGACAAATGTTATACTCAAGAATGAGGCAGATGTCGAAATG AAGTCTCTTCTgcaaaacgaaagaaaatccGTGgtcaaaattgaacaaactgAGGACAGTGGAACAGAGATTGTGAAAAACAGAACAGGTGATGAGTTGAGGCATGAAATTGGTGTCGAATTGGTCAATGTTGCTGCAAACTGGATTAGCGATCAGCTACCACCAACTTTATGCGAAgtgtcgttgaaaataaagagtAAATCGCTTTCCGTTGTCGCGGGGCCTGTTGGCTCAGGAAAGTCATCATTGCTGCATCTGCTCCTAGGCGAGTTGTCGGTCGGAGCTGGCAGAGTGTCGTTTAGCAGTGGCAGTGGCAGTAAGAAGACTAGAATCAATAGCCGAGATATTCGCATATCTTACACCAGTCAAGTTCCATGGCTTTTTTCGGCCTCCATACGCGACAACATTTTATTTGGCCAGCCCTACGACGAAAAACGATACCAAGAA GTGACAAGAGTTTGCGCGCTCGTTAAAGACTTCGAGCAGCTGCCTCAGGGGGACCTGAGCTTTGTTGGGGAGAGAGGAGCCTCTCTGTCAGGAGGCCAAAAAGCTCGGGTCAATCTGGCCAGAGCCGTTTACAAAGACGCTGATCTTTACTTGCTCGACGATCCTCTGAGCGCTGTTGATGCTCACGTCGGTcgtcatttgtttgaaaaatgccTCAAAGGTTTTCTGAATGGCAAAACCCGGCTTCTGGTTACTCATCAGTTGCAATTTCTACAGCACGTTGacaatatcatttttatcgaCCGT ggtACCGTTGTGCTTCAAGGAACTTACGATGAGATAGCCGATGCTGGCTTACATGTATTAGATTTtctaaaaacagaaaaaactGACGAAAATGAAGAAGCGCAAGACAGACACGAGGACAACATAACCGAAAAG ACAACGCATACAGCTGCAACTGACATTTTTGAGCCAATCGAACCTTCTGAAAGTATTGAAGAATCGGAGAAGCTCAGCGACGAAAAGGTCGCGACGGGAATAATATCGACAGGGATATACAAGAGTTATTTCTTGGCAGGGGGAAATATTTGTTCGTTGATCTTTctcgttataattttcataatagCTCAAGTAATGATAAGTGCTAGTGATTATTGGCTAACCTACTGGACGAATCACAATATTCTTAAAGATCGGTTGCAATCGAACGATTCCATTGCTAATGAAGAAGCTAAATCGAATTGGTTTAATGAAGACGGGCTGCTTCGTACAGACGTTGCGATTCAAGTGTGTACAGCGTTATTCATAGCCAGCATTTTCTTCCTCATGCTGCGCGGCTTTCTCTTCATGAGAACTTGCATGAACGCCAGTTGCAACATACACAACTCCATGTTTTCAAACCTTTTATGTGCGCCAATGAGATTCTTCAATACGAATCCGGCTG GGAGAATCTTGAACCGATTTTCGAAGGACGTGGGTGCAATGGATGAATTCTTACCAAAAGCAATGCTAGAGGCacttcagatttttttcgctaTTATTGGAATCTTCTGTATTGTGATATTCTTCATACCCTTGGCGATTGTGCCCGTGATTATCATTAGTGGAGTTTTGTATTTAGTGACGATCACGACCCTCAAGACTGCCCAGAGCATCAAACGACTGGAAGGAATTG CCAAGAGTCCAGTTTTCTCGCATGTTGGTTCTACTCTGGACGGATTAACGACAGTACGAAGCAGTGGTGCGAAGATCATAGACATGCTGCGGCAGGAATTCGATCTTCGCCAAGATTTGCACACTGGTGCATGGTATATGACAATTGCTACGTCGACTGCCTTCGGATTCGCCCTCGATATGCTTGCGTGCTTTTTCACGAGTTTCGTTTGCTTCTCGTTAATCCTTTTGGACGATG GCAATTTTCTGAGCGGATCTGCGGGTCTGGTGATTACACAATGCTTGCTTATGACTAGCACGCTGCAATTTGGAGTGAAGAAATTTGCCATGGTGGTTTCGCAGATGACTTCAGTGGAGAGAATTCTTCACTATACTGATTTACCCAAAGAAGGACCGTTCATCACTGACAAACCTCCGCCGTCTACTTGGCCTTCTAAGGGTGACTTAGTCTTCAATCGTGTATCGATGAGATACGCTGATGACAAGCCACCAGTATTGAAG GATGTCAGCATGAATATAAAGCCCGGGTGGAAAGTTGGCATAGTGGGAAGAACCGGGGCTGGGAAATCTTCCCTCATCTCGGCACTGTTCCGTTTGACTGGAGATGGACTGGAAGGTGACATCTTTCTGGACGGAATAGATACGAAGACGATCGGATTGCAAGAGCTGCGCCCCCGCATTTCGATCATACCCCAGGAGCCAATCTTGTTCTCAGCAAGTCTTCGCTACAACTTGGATCCATTTGATGAATACTCGGATTCAGAGTTGTGGGATAGTCTACGGGAAGTAGAACTTGGGGACTCGGTATCGTCCCTCGACTTTCAAGTAGATGAGGGTGGTGCTAATTTCAGCGTAGGACAGCGCCAGTTGATTTGCTTGGCCAGAGCAATCCTCAGAAACAATCGGCTTCTCGTGCTCGATGAAGCTACTGCGAACATCGACCGAAG CACCGACGCTCTTATCCAGAGTACCGTAAGACGGAGATTTTCTGATTGTACGGTACTAACGATAGCCCATCGATTGAATACGGTAATGGACAATGATCGAGTCTTGGTCATGGATGGAGGTTGCATCGTG GAATTCGGTCCTCCAAATTTGCTGTTGGAAAATCCAAATGGGGTCTTTACGCAAATGCTTAAACAAACTTCAAAAAGAACCTCGGAAAATCCTTCCTAG
- the LOC124183674 gene encoding ATP-binding cassette sub-family C member 4-like isoform X5, with amino-acid sequence MLPTYTHDILLLSPNKICVKYDFTKLYSSSQFVIVDMTAGEFSNMDKKEKRGRRNPKETANFLSWLCFGWTLPIFSKGVKRGLQISDLYDPLKANRSVGLGDRLEIFFVSPTREWNKELTKMEKHPNSKRQPSLAWALFRMFWVPFMLQGVLFVVLLLGLKIFEPICQRWIISYFDSGEKLMPQNEALLYVLTLTFLTLGIIFIDHHNTLRTQELGMCIRVACCSMIYRKLLRLHLTTVKNAAAGKVANLISNDVARFDDVLNYLHLVWIMPLQTILIAYVIWQSVGIATLAGVAAMIIQTLPVQSYLTHISAKLRSKIADRTDERVQIMSEMISGIQVVKMYAWEKPFELIVSRVRKLEIKLIAHSSYLRAALVGMIELTGRGTNYVTMITFVLMGHLLTAEIVFPVATLLNTLRVTCAAELPTAVTSAGEAAVSLRRITEFLLLDEVKGMECVERPVPEGLVKNNANNVTNVILKNEADVEMKSLLQNERKSVVKIEQTEDSGTEIVKNRTGDELRHEIGVELVNVAANWISDQLPPTLCEVSLKIKSKSLSVVAGPVGSGKSSLLHLLLGELSVGAGRVSFSSGSGSKKTRINSRDIRISYTSQVPWLFSASIRDNILFGQPYDEKRYQEVTRVCALVKDFEQLPQGDLSFVGERGASLSGGQKARVNLARAVYKDADLYLLDDPLSAVDAHVGRHLFEKCLKGFLNGKTRLLVTHQLQFLQHVDNIIFIDRGTVVLQGTYDEIADAGLHVLDFLKTEKTDENEEAQDRHEDNITEKTTHTAATDIFEPIEPSESIEESEKLSDEKVATGIISTGIYKSYFLAGGNIYRLQSNDSIANEEAKSNWFNEDGLLRTDVAIQVCTALFIASIFFLMLRGFLFMRTCMNASCNIHNSMFSNLLCAPMRFFNTNPAGRILNRFSKDVGAMDEFLPKAMLEALQIFFAIIGIFCIVIFFIPLAIVPVIIISGVLYLVTITTLKTAQSIKRLEGIAKSPVFSHVGSTLDGLTTVRSSGAKIIDMLRQEFDLRQDLHTGAWYMTIATSTAFGFALDMLACFFTSFVCFSLILLDDGNFLSGSAGLVITQCLLMTSTLQFGVKKFAMVVSQMTSVERILHYTDLPKEGPFITDKPPPSTWPSKGDLVFNRVSMRYADDKPPVLKDVSMNIKPGWKVGIVGRTGAGKSSLISALFRLTGDGLEGDIFLDGIDTKTIGLQELRPRISIIPQEPILFSASLRYNLDPFDEYSDSELWDSLREVELGDSVSSLDFQVDEGGANFSVGQRQLICLARAILRNNRLLVLDEATANIDRSTDALIQSTVRRRFSDCTVLTIAHRLNTVMDNDRVLVMDGGCIVEFGPPNLLLENPNGVFTQMLKQTSKRTSENPS; translated from the exons ATGTTACCAACTTATACTCACGACATCCTTCTCTTATCACCAAACAAGATTTGTGTAAAATATGATTTTACAAAACTCTATTCTTCAAGCCAGTTCGTAATCGTTGAC ATGACGGCaggtgaattttcaaacatggACAAGAAAGAGAAACGCGGGCGCAGAAACCCTAAAGAAACAGCGAATTTTCTGAGCTGGTTGTGTTTCGG GTGGACGTTACCGATTTTTTCCAAAGGAGTCAAACGCGGCTTGCAGATATCAGATTTATACGATCCCCTGAAAGCTAATAGATCCGTTGGTCTCGGTGACCGTTTGGAAAT ctTTTTTGTATCACCTACAAGGGAATGGAATAAGGAATTAACGAAGATGGAAAAACACCCAAACTCAAAGAGACAGCCAAGTTTGGCGTGGGCACTGTTCAGGATGTTCTGGGTTCCGTTCATGCTGCAAGGAGTGCTTTTCGTGGTTCTGTTGCTCggactgaaaatcttcgagcCAATATGCCAGAGATGGATTATCAGCTACTTCGATTCCGGGGAAAAGTTGATGCCCCAAAACGAAGCTCTCCTCTACGTTCTCACTTTGACTTTCCTTACTCTCGGTATAATATTCATCGATCATCACAACACTCTGCGCACTCAGGAACTTGGAATGTGCATCAGGGTTGCGTGCTGTTCGATGATATACAGAAAG CTTCTACGTCTCCATTTGACCACGGTGAAGAATGCTGCTGCGGGAAAAGTTGCCAATTTGATAAGTAACGATGTGGCTCGATTTGACGATGTTCTAAACTATCTTCACCTTGTTTGGATCATGCCGTTACAG ACGATATTGATAGCATATGTGATATGGCAGTCTGTGGGCATAGCAACGTTAGCCGGGGTGGCAGCGATGATAATTCAGACTTTGCCAGTCCAATCGTACCTGACCCACATAAGCGCGAAGCTGCGATCGAAGATTGCAGACAGAACTGACGAGAGAGTACAGATCATGAGCGAGATGATTTCCGGGATACAG GTAGTTAAGATGTATGCATGGGAAAAACCGTTCGAACTGATAGTATCCAGAGTTCGAAAATTGGAGATAAAATTGATTGCTCACTCGTCTTACCTGAGAGCAGCATTGGTCGGCATGATAGAACTCACGGGACGAGGCACAAACTACGTAACTATGATAACGTTTGTACTGATGGGTCATCTTCTGACTGCTGAAATAGTGTTTCCTGTGGCTACTCTGCTCAATACACTGCGAGTAACATGTGCCGCGGAACTGCCGACGGCAGTTACCTCGGCTGGTGAGGCCGCCGTGTCTTTGAGAAGAATAACG GAATTCTTACTGTTGGACGAAGTAAAAGGAATGGAATGTGTCGAAAGACCAGTCCCTGAAGGCCTGGTAAAAAATAATGCCAATAATGTGACAAATGTTATACTCAAGAATGAGGCAGATGTCGAAATG AAGTCTCTTCTgcaaaacgaaagaaaatccGTGgtcaaaattgaacaaactgAGGACAGTGGAACAGAGATTGTGAAAAACAGAACAGGTGATGAGTTGAGGCATGAAATTGGTGTCGAATTGGTCAATGTTGCTGCAAACTGGATTAGCGATCAGCTACCACCAACTTTATGCGAAgtgtcgttgaaaataaagagtAAATCGCTTTCCGTTGTCGCGGGGCCTGTTGGCTCAGGAAAGTCATCATTGCTGCATCTGCTCCTAGGCGAGTTGTCGGTCGGAGCTGGCAGAGTGTCGTTTAGCAGTGGCAGTGGCAGTAAGAAGACTAGAATCAATAGCCGAGATATTCGCATATCTTACACCAGTCAAGTTCCATGGCTTTTTTCGGCCTCCATACGCGACAACATTTTATTTGGCCAGCCCTACGACGAAAAACGATACCAAGAA GTGACAAGAGTTTGCGCGCTCGTTAAAGACTTCGAGCAGCTGCCTCAGGGGGACCTGAGCTTTGTTGGGGAGAGAGGAGCCTCTCTGTCAGGAGGCCAAAAAGCTCGGGTCAATCTGGCCAGAGCCGTTTACAAAGACGCTGATCTTTACTTGCTCGACGATCCTCTGAGCGCTGTTGATGCTCACGTCGGTcgtcatttgtttgaaaaatgccTCAAAGGTTTTCTGAATGGCAAAACCCGGCTTCTGGTTACTCATCAGTTGCAATTTCTACAGCACGTTGacaatatcatttttatcgaCCGT ggtACCGTTGTGCTTCAAGGAACTTACGATGAGATAGCCGATGCTGGCTTACATGTATTAGATTTtctaaaaacagaaaaaactGACGAAAATGAAGAAGCGCAAGACAGACACGAGGACAACATAACCGAAAAG ACAACGCATACAGCTGCAACTGACATTTTTGAGCCAATCGAACCTTCTGAAAGTATTGAAGAATCGGAGAAGCTCAGCGACGAAAAGGTCGCGACGGGAATAATATCGACAGGGATATACAAGAGTTATTTCTTGGCAGGGGGAAATATTT ATCGGTTGCAATCGAACGATTCCATTGCTAATGAAGAAGCTAAATCGAATTGGTTTAATGAAGACGGGCTGCTTCGTACAGACGTTGCGATTCAAGTGTGTACAGCGTTATTCATAGCCAGCATTTTCTTCCTCATGCTGCGCGGCTTTCTCTTCATGAGAACTTGCATGAACGCCAGTTGCAACATACACAACTCCATGTTTTCAAACCTTTTATGTGCGCCAATGAGATTCTTCAATACGAATCCGGCTG GGAGAATCTTGAACCGATTTTCGAAGGACGTGGGTGCAATGGATGAATTCTTACCAAAAGCAATGCTAGAGGCacttcagatttttttcgctaTTATTGGAATCTTCTGTATTGTGATATTCTTCATACCCTTGGCGATTGTGCCCGTGATTATCATTAGTGGAGTTTTGTATTTAGTGACGATCACGACCCTCAAGACTGCCCAGAGCATCAAACGACTGGAAGGAATTG CCAAGAGTCCAGTTTTCTCGCATGTTGGTTCTACTCTGGACGGATTAACGACAGTACGAAGCAGTGGTGCGAAGATCATAGACATGCTGCGGCAGGAATTCGATCTTCGCCAAGATTTGCACACTGGTGCATGGTATATGACAATTGCTACGTCGACTGCCTTCGGATTCGCCCTCGATATGCTTGCGTGCTTTTTCACGAGTTTCGTTTGCTTCTCGTTAATCCTTTTGGACGATG GCAATTTTCTGAGCGGATCTGCGGGTCTGGTGATTACACAATGCTTGCTTATGACTAGCACGCTGCAATTTGGAGTGAAGAAATTTGCCATGGTGGTTTCGCAGATGACTTCAGTGGAGAGAATTCTTCACTATACTGATTTACCCAAAGAAGGACCGTTCATCACTGACAAACCTCCGCCGTCTACTTGGCCTTCTAAGGGTGACTTAGTCTTCAATCGTGTATCGATGAGATACGCTGATGACAAGCCACCAGTATTGAAG GATGTCAGCATGAATATAAAGCCCGGGTGGAAAGTTGGCATAGTGGGAAGAACCGGGGCTGGGAAATCTTCCCTCATCTCGGCACTGTTCCGTTTGACTGGAGATGGACTGGAAGGTGACATCTTTCTGGACGGAATAGATACGAAGACGATCGGATTGCAAGAGCTGCGCCCCCGCATTTCGATCATACCCCAGGAGCCAATCTTGTTCTCAGCAAGTCTTCGCTACAACTTGGATCCATTTGATGAATACTCGGATTCAGAGTTGTGGGATAGTCTACGGGAAGTAGAACTTGGGGACTCGGTATCGTCCCTCGACTTTCAAGTAGATGAGGGTGGTGCTAATTTCAGCGTAGGACAGCGCCAGTTGATTTGCTTGGCCAGAGCAATCCTCAGAAACAATCGGCTTCTCGTGCTCGATGAAGCTACTGCGAACATCGACCGAAG CACCGACGCTCTTATCCAGAGTACCGTAAGACGGAGATTTTCTGATTGTACGGTACTAACGATAGCCCATCGATTGAATACGGTAATGGACAATGATCGAGTCTTGGTCATGGATGGAGGTTGCATCGTG GAATTCGGTCCTCCAAATTTGCTGTTGGAAAATCCAAATGGGGTCTTTACGCAAATGCTTAAACAAACTTCAAAAAGAACCTCGGAAAATCCTTCCTAG